In the genome of Aureimonas sp. OT7, one region contains:
- a CDS encoding NAD(P)-dependent oxidoreductase — MTSSSRIIITGAAGLVGQNLITRLKGRPGVEITAIDKHTANVGTLRRLHPEIDVIEADLATPGGWQDAFNSGGTLVLNHAQIGALNEKPFLTNNVTATKNVLEAAKLGGVKYIVHISSSVVNSMAHDYYTETKKEQEKIVLESGLPVCVLRPTLMFGWFDRKHLGWLARFMQKVPVFPIPGSGQYIRQPLYAGDFCNVIISAIDRPRPGEIHNISGREKLTYIDLIKKLRTAIRSRTPIIRIPYAAFDVLLRVYALADKNPPFTTRQLEALVTPDEFEIIDWPGLFGVEATPLSKALEETHQHPVYSKVVLEF, encoded by the coding sequence ATGACGAGTTCTAGCCGCATCATTATTACTGGCGCAGCGGGCCTTGTAGGCCAGAACCTGATAACCCGGCTGAAAGGAAGGCCTGGTGTCGAGATCACTGCAATCGACAAGCATACCGCCAACGTGGGGACATTGCGCCGGCTACATCCAGAAATCGATGTTATTGAAGCCGACCTTGCAACCCCGGGGGGGTGGCAGGATGCCTTCAATTCCGGGGGTACCCTCGTCCTGAACCATGCGCAAATCGGCGCGTTGAACGAAAAGCCATTCTTAACCAATAATGTTACCGCAACTAAAAACGTTCTTGAAGCGGCAAAGTTGGGCGGCGTTAAATATATCGTCCATATATCCTCTTCGGTCGTGAACTCGATGGCTCACGATTACTATACTGAGACGAAAAAGGAACAGGAAAAAATCGTCCTGGAAAGCGGTCTTCCGGTTTGCGTGTTACGGCCCACTCTTATGTTTGGCTGGTTCGACCGCAAGCATCTAGGCTGGCTAGCGCGCTTTATGCAAAAGGTGCCTGTCTTTCCGATCCCCGGCAGCGGGCAATATATCCGCCAACCCCTCTATGCAGGAGATTTCTGCAACGTCATCATCTCTGCAATCGATCGTCCACGTCCTGGCGAAATCCACAATATATCCGGCCGCGAAAAGCTTACATATATTGATCTTATAAAGAAGCTGCGGACGGCTATCCGTTCCCGCACCCCGATCATACGTATACCGTACGCTGCTTTCGACGTCCTACTTCGAGTGTATGCCTTGGCGGACAAGAACCCACCTTTCACAACACGGCAACTGGAGGCCCTCGTGACTCCGGACGAGTTCGAGATCATCGATTGGCCGGGACTTTTCGGTGTCGAGGCTACGCCACTTTCCAAAGCTCTGGAAGAGACACACCAACATCCTGTCTACTCAAAAGTGGTGCTGGAGTTCTAG
- a CDS encoding SDR family NAD(P)-dependent oxidoreductase has protein sequence MTGKLVLVLGALSAIAEATARLHATRGDMLVLVARDGDRLESLKQDMLVRGAQGCLAVSLDLAAQSDIETTLRTVLPEGRRVDVAYIFYGVLGDQTRSERDINFALQNLNVNFNSASAWSLAIANVLEAQASGVLIAISSVAGDRGRQSNYVYGAAKAGLSTLIQGISHRLARSGAHAVAVKLGFVDTPMTAHIHPKGMLWAQPEKIAAKLVVIADKPSRTIVYLPWFWWPIMAVIKAVPSLIFHRTKL, from the coding sequence ATGACAGGAAAATTGGTGCTGGTGTTGGGCGCGCTGTCGGCCATCGCGGAGGCCACCGCCAGGCTTCACGCTACTCGCGGCGACATGCTCGTCCTGGTCGCCAGAGACGGGGACCGGCTTGAGAGCCTAAAGCAAGATATGCTTGTCAGGGGCGCCCAAGGGTGTCTTGCTGTCAGCTTGGACCTTGCCGCGCAGAGCGATATCGAGACGACGTTGCGAACGGTTCTTCCCGAAGGCAGACGGGTGGATGTAGCATACATCTTCTACGGCGTTCTGGGCGATCAAACCCGGAGCGAGCGCGACATCAATTTCGCCCTTCAGAACCTGAACGTCAATTTTAATAGTGCGAGCGCCTGGAGCTTGGCCATCGCAAATGTTCTAGAGGCGCAGGCCAGCGGCGTTCTGATCGCAATTTCATCCGTCGCTGGCGATCGGGGACGCCAATCGAATTACGTCTACGGTGCAGCAAAAGCCGGCTTGTCCACCCTTATCCAGGGTATATCGCATCGTCTTGCACGTTCGGGAGCCCATGCAGTTGCGGTAAAACTGGGCTTCGTGGATACGCCGATGACCGCGCACATCCATCCGAAAGGTATGCTGTGGGCGCAACCAGAAAAAATAGCGGCAAAACTGGTAGTGATCGCGGACAAACCGTCGCGCACGATCGTTTATCTACCATGGTTCTGGTGGCCGATCATGGCTGTAATCAAGGCGGTTCCATCGCTTATCTTTCATCGAACCAAGCTATAG